A portion of the Streptomyces platensis genome contains these proteins:
- a CDS encoding tetratricopeptide repeat protein, producing MPIPEDVTGEEIDKDVRQELLSLPKTLADDVAKNLVMVAKLLDEEPEKAYGYSRVALRLASRVAAVREAAGFAAYAVGKYSEALAEFRAARRMTGSVELWPVMADCERGLGRPEKAMAMAGEPEVQKLDKAGQVEMRLVAAGARRDMGQADAAVVTLQSPELASSAVHPWTARLRYAYADALLAVGREDEARDWFARALEADQGGTTDASDRLAELDGVEFTDALDEDDEADAAEGDGAQGEAGSERD from the coding sequence CTGCCGATTCCGGAGGACGTCACCGGTGAGGAGATCGACAAGGATGTGCGGCAGGAGCTGCTGAGCCTGCCAAAGACGCTGGCCGACGACGTCGCCAAGAACCTGGTGATGGTGGCGAAGCTGCTGGACGAGGAGCCGGAGAAGGCGTACGGGTACTCGCGGGTGGCGCTGCGGCTGGCGTCCAGGGTCGCGGCGGTGCGTGAGGCCGCGGGCTTCGCGGCGTACGCGGTCGGCAAGTACAGCGAGGCGCTGGCGGAGTTCCGGGCGGCGCGGCGGATGACCGGCAGCGTGGAGCTGTGGCCCGTCATGGCGGACTGCGAGCGGGGTCTCGGCCGTCCGGAGAAGGCGATGGCCATGGCCGGCGAGCCCGAGGTGCAGAAGCTCGACAAGGCCGGCCAGGTCGAGATGCGGCTGGTCGCGGCGGGTGCCCGTCGGGACATGGGCCAGGCGGACGCCGCGGTGGTGACGCTCCAGAGCCCGGAGCTCGCGTCGAGTGCGGTGCACCCGTGGACGGCGCGGCTGCGCTACGCGTACGCGGACGCGCTGCTGGCGGTCGGGCGTGAGGACGAGGCGCGCGACTGGTTCGCCAGGGCGCTGGAGGCCGACCAGGGCGGTACGACGGATGCCTCGGACCGGCTCGCGGAGCTGGACGGCGTGGAGTTCACCGACGCGCTGGACGAGGACGACGAGGCGGACGCGGCCGAGGGCGACGGTGCCCAGGGCGAGGCCGGTTCCGAGAGGGACTGA
- a CDS encoding DNA-3-methyladenine glycosylase, giving the protein MTDVPERMPLTRDFFDRPVVDVAPDLLGRTLLRNTPEGPITLRLTEVEAYDGETDPGSHAYRGRTARNAAMFGPPGHAYVYFIYGMWFSLNVVCGPEGKASGVLLRAGEILTGVPLAAGRRPKARSTNELAKGPARLATALDIDRTLDSTDLCTGGAAPLSLLPGQPPAPERVRNGPRTGVGGDGADHPWRYWIADDPTVSPYRRHVPRRRTTTAS; this is encoded by the coding sequence ATGACCGACGTACCGGAACGAATGCCGCTCACCCGGGACTTCTTCGACCGCCCCGTCGTGGACGTGGCCCCTGACCTGCTGGGCCGGACTCTCCTCCGCAACACCCCCGAGGGCCCGATCACCCTCCGACTCACCGAGGTCGAGGCGTACGACGGCGAGACCGACCCCGGCTCCCACGCCTACCGCGGCCGCACCGCACGCAACGCCGCCATGTTCGGCCCGCCCGGCCATGCGTACGTCTACTTCATCTACGGGATGTGGTTCAGCCTCAACGTGGTCTGCGGCCCCGAGGGCAAGGCGAGCGGTGTCCTGCTGCGCGCCGGCGAGATCCTCACCGGCGTACCCCTGGCCGCCGGCCGCCGCCCCAAGGCCCGCAGCACCAACGAACTGGCGAAGGGCCCGGCCCGCCTGGCCACCGCCCTGGACATCGACCGCACCCTCGACAGCACGGACCTGTGCACCGGCGGCGCTGCCCCGCTCTCCCTGCTCCCCGGCCAACCGCCGGCTCCCGAGCGGGTACGCAACGGCCCGCGCACCGGCGTCGGCGGAGACGGCGCGGACCACCCCTGGCGGTACTGGATCGCCGACGACCCCACCGTCAGCCCCTACCGTCGCCACGTCCCCCGGCGCCGCACCACCACCGCTTCTTGA